From one Lolium rigidum isolate FL_2022 chromosome 4, APGP_CSIRO_Lrig_0.1, whole genome shotgun sequence genomic stretch:
- the LOC124708455 gene encoding probable beta-1,3-galactosyltransferase 12, protein MPLHHPKHRHHHDEDVLPYHRSDDEAKPRRPYAPSSFPSPASPASPHRLILLFAVVCLLLAVASLSFAVSVSLRPAPLQPPPASVAFRCGRVEDSVRSFLASSRNYSAADREKVLAVVGVHTELGSADRRAALRATWFPPNPEGIVSLEHGFGLSFRFVIGRTKDKEKMADLQKEVDLYHDFLFIDAEEGTKPPQKMLAYFKAAYEMFDAEFYVKADDTIYLRPDRLAALLAKDRPHHRTYVGCMKKGPVVNDPNMKWYESSWGLLGNEYFSHASGALYALSSQVVGALATAKNDSLRMFDYEDVTIGSWMLAMNVNHEDNRAMCDSACTPTSIAVWDSKPCSGPCNPIEKIKGLHNTTLCSKSPTLPPDVEEEE, encoded by the exons atgCCGCTCCACCACCCCAAGCACCGGCACCACCACGACGAAGACGTCCTCCCCTACCACCGCTCCGACGACGAGGCCAAGCCGCGCCGCCCGTACGCCCCCTCCAGCTTCCCCTCGCCGGCCTCCCCCGCTTCCCCACACCGCCTTATCCTCCTCTTCGCCGTCGTgtgcctcctcctcgccgtcgcctccctctCCTTCGCCGTGTCCGTTAGTCTCCGCCCTGCGCCGCTCCAGCCGCCCCCCGCCTCCGTAGCCTTCCGCTGCGGCCGCGTGGAGGACTCCGTACGCTCCTTCCTCGCCTCCTCCCGGAACTACTCCGCCGCCGACAGGGAGAAGGTGCTCGCCGTCGTCGGGGTCCACACTGAGCTCGGATCTGCCGACCGCCGCGCTGCGTTACGAGCCACCTGGTTCCCGCCCAACCCTGAAGGCATCGTAAG TTTGGAGCATGGATTCGGTTTATCATTTAGGTTTGTCATTGGAAGGACAAAGGACAAAGAAAAAATGGCAGATCTTCAGAAAGAGGTAGATCTGTATCATGACTTTTTGTTTATTGATGCTGAAGAGGGTACGAAGCCCCCACAGAAGAT GTTAGCATATTTCAAAGCAGCTTATGAGATGTTCGATGCAGAATTCTATGTCAAGGCTGATGACACGATCTATCTGCGCCCAG ATAGACTTGCTGCTCTCCTGGCAAAGGATAGGCCTCATCACCGGACTTACGTTGGTTGCATGAAGAAGGGACCAGTTGTCAATGATCCAAATATGAAATG GTATGAAAGTTCATGGGGATTATTAGGTAATGAGTACTTCTCTCACGCATCTGGCGCACTGTACGCTCTTTCTTCGCAAGTGGTGGGAGCTCTAGCTACTGCAAAGAATGATAG TTTAAGGATGTTCGATTATGAGGATGTTACCATTGGCTCATGGATGCTCGCCATGAATGTAAATCATGAAGACAACCGTGCAATGTGTGATTCTGCATGTACTCCCACCTCCATTGCTGTATGGGACAGCAAGCCATGTTCAG GTCCCTGTAACCCCATTGAGAAAATAAAGGGGCTGCACAATACAACTTTGTGTTCAAAAAGCCCTACATTACCACCTGATGTGGAGGAGGAAGAGTAG